In Meiothermus ruber DSM 1279, the following proteins share a genomic window:
- the tsaD gene encoding tRNA (adenosine(37)-N6)-threonylcarbamoyltransferase complex transferase subunit TsaD, protein MWILGIDTSCDDTGVGLVRDGVVVVNRVASQTLLHQRYGGVVPELASREHTQVIDGLVQQALGEAGLKAADLDLIAATRGPGLIGALLVGYTYGKGLAFALGKPFVPVHHLEGHIYAALAEHPEVEPPFLALIASGGHTHLFEVPAWGTYRLLGATLDDAAGEAFDKAARLLGLGYPGGPEIERLAEQGEPGRVPLAVPLQGQEGFAFSFSGLKTAVARALEKGHAPADIAARFQQVAVEHIVQVVTRAARHTGLSTVLVTGGVAQNTALKTQLQAAGLRLMFPPRGLATDNGAMIALAAWRTHARSPHNPMALPAAAYLPLGSA, encoded by the coding sequence GTGTGGATTCTGGGTATAGACACCTCCTGCGACGATACCGGGGTGGGATTGGTGCGGGATGGGGTGGTGGTGGTCAACCGGGTGGCCTCGCAAACCCTTTTGCACCAGCGCTACGGGGGGGTGGTGCCCGAGCTGGCCTCGAGGGAGCACACCCAGGTGATTGACGGACTGGTGCAGCAAGCCCTGGGCGAGGCCGGTCTGAAGGCCGCCGATCTCGACCTGATTGCGGCCACCCGCGGGCCCGGCCTGATCGGGGCCTTGCTGGTGGGCTACACCTACGGCAAGGGACTGGCCTTTGCCTTGGGCAAACCCTTTGTGCCGGTGCACCACCTGGAAGGCCACATCTACGCCGCACTGGCCGAGCACCCCGAGGTCGAACCGCCGTTCCTGGCCCTGATCGCCTCCGGCGGCCACACCCACCTGTTCGAGGTGCCCGCGTGGGGCACCTACAGGCTCCTGGGGGCCACCCTGGACGATGCCGCTGGTGAGGCTTTCGACAAGGCCGCGCGGCTTTTGGGCCTGGGCTATCCGGGTGGGCCGGAAATCGAGCGACTGGCCGAGCAGGGCGAGCCCGGCAGGGTGCCGCTGGCCGTGCCGCTCCAGGGTCAGGAAGGGTTTGCTTTCAGTTTCTCGGGCCTCAAGACGGCGGTGGCCCGGGCCCTGGAAAAGGGCCACGCACCCGCCGATATTGCCGCCCGGTTTCAGCAGGTGGCGGTGGAGCACATCGTGCAGGTGGTGACCCGGGCCGCCCGGCACACCGGCCTCTCGACCGTGCTGGTGACCGGCGGGGTGGCGCAGAACACCGCGCTAAAAACCCAGTTACAGGCGGCGGGCCTTCGGCTGATGTTCCCCCCCAGGGGCCTCGCCACCGACAACGGGGCCATGATTGCCCTGGCGGCCTGGCGCACCCACGCGCGCAGCCCACACAACCCCATGGCCCTTCCGGCGGCGGCCTATCTGCCTCTGGGCTCGGCCTAA
- a CDS encoding AAA family ATPase encodes MSDARVHLTALQTALTQVLFGQEQVIRELLATAVAGGHALLEGLPGLGKTLLARAFAEASGLSYRRIQFTPDLLPADVTGTEILEDGRFVFRQGPLFAQVVLADEINRATPKTQSALLEAMQERGVTVGGTRYALPEPFLVLATQNPLELEGTYPLPEAQLDRFMSKIAVQAPPRATWVRILSEEPALPEPVEGLDLLKARAESQQVVVSQPALEAIANTAQLASEEKHLRMGLSPRGAKAWLNLAKALAYLAGRAHLEWDDLHNAARPALSHRLLLTEEAQFEGLRVDQIIQDLLRRTMPK; translated from the coding sequence GTGAGCGACGCTCGAGTTCACTTAACCGCCTTACAAACCGCACTCACTCAGGTGCTGTTTGGGCAGGAGCAGGTCATCCGCGAGCTGCTGGCCACCGCCGTAGCGGGTGGGCACGCCCTGCTGGAAGGGCTGCCGGGGCTGGGCAAAACCCTGCTGGCCCGGGCCTTTGCCGAGGCCAGCGGGCTTTCGTACCGGAGAATCCAGTTCACCCCCGACCTGCTCCCCGCCGACGTGACCGGAACCGAGATTCTGGAGGATGGGCGGTTTGTTTTCCGACAGGGGCCCCTCTTCGCCCAGGTGGTGCTGGCCGACGAGATCAACCGGGCCACCCCCAAAACCCAGTCGGCGCTGCTGGAGGCCATGCAGGAACGGGGGGTCACGGTGGGTGGAACCCGCTACGCCCTGCCCGAGCCCTTTCTGGTGCTGGCTACACAGAACCCTTTGGAGCTCGAGGGCACCTACCCCCTGCCCGAGGCCCAGCTCGACCGCTTTATGTCCAAGATTGCCGTCCAGGCCCCGCCCCGGGCCACCTGGGTGCGGATTCTTTCGGAAGAACCCGCGCTGCCTGAGCCAGTAGAAGGCCTGGACTTGCTAAAAGCCCGTGCCGAGTCGCAACAGGTGGTGGTGAGCCAGCCCGCCCTCGAGGCCATCGCCAACACCGCCCAGCTCGCCAGCGAGGAAAAACACCTGCGCATGGGCCTATCGCCGCGCGGGGCCAAGGCCTGGCTCAATCTGGCTAAAGCCCTGGCTTACCTGGCAGGCCGGGCCCACCTGGAGTGGGACGATCTGCACAACGCGGCCAGACCGGCCCTCTCGCACCGGCTGCTCCTGACCGAGGAGGCCCAGTTCGAGGGCCTGCGGGTAGACCAGATTATCCAGGACTTGCTGCGCCGCACCATGCCTAAGTAG
- the secA gene encoding preprotein translocase subunit SecA codes for MLAWINKLLDNNERKVARYWKEVVAPVNALEDEVSKIEDLAAEYAKLREQHAQGASLDELLPRVFALTREASKRFLGLRHYDVQLIGGAVLHEGKIAEMKTGEGKTLVATLAVALNAITGKGVHLVTVNDYLARRDAEWMGPIYKGLGLSVGVVQNHSSPEERRKAYLCDVTYVTNSELGFDYLRDNMAVSPEQLVLRHDTPLHYAIIDEVDSILIDEARTPLIISGPAEKATDIYYRMAEIAKKLERGEKPPVGTKGEPTGDYTIEEKQKAVHLTLQGIAKAEKLLGVEGLFNTEHMELAHMLTQAIRAKELYFKDREYIVQDGQVIIVDEFTGRLQPGRRFGEGLHQAIEAKEGVKIERENQTLATVTYQNFFRLFEKTAGMTGTAKTEEKEFQEIYAMDVVSIPTNRPVIRQDAPDVVYRSEKGKFFAVVEEIAEKYEKGQPVLVGTISVEKSERLSAMLKDPRHYLPRLEARAQALAKAIEKQSGPEWDRLKKALERPASLRDSELEALESTIPPKGNIRTAWDYLKRAVHTLELIRKGIPHQVLNAKYHEKESEIVAQAGRSKTITISTNMAGRGTDIKLGGNAEYLAADLLRKEGLEPRSEWRVELFIKKLVQGAEEEALKLAAEIGVRQSVIDEIRRLRDTCAADEVRVKELGGLHIIGTERHESRRIDNQLRGRSGRQGDPGSSRFYVSFDDDLMRLFASERIIAMLDRMGFDDSEPIENQMVTRSIERAQKRVEDRNFDIRKQLLRLDEVMARQREVVYAQRRNVLLGSDEVVREGALAMIEDTVDAVASNYLNPQQHPDDWDIEGLRSSLVDYIPALGDFDFEALRKLKAEEGIERLIEAARTAYEAREAELNRQGPGLMRAVERFVTLQVVDNAWKEHLHSMDVLKQGIFLRGYGQRDPFQEYKLEGTRFFNEMIASIKSEVTKFLFRLQVEVNQQPTPAPVAEGVEYSGSETTAPQASRDPFTVRRQQKAASAYSGLSRAERRRLEREERKKNKG; via the coding sequence ATGTTGGCCTGGATTAATAAGCTGTTGGATAACAACGAACGCAAGGTGGCCCGCTACTGGAAAGAGGTGGTGGCCCCTGTCAATGCCCTCGAGGACGAGGTCTCGAAGATAGAAGACCTCGCCGCCGAGTACGCCAAGCTGCGCGAACAGCACGCCCAGGGCGCGAGCCTCGACGAACTGCTGCCCCGCGTCTTCGCCCTGACCCGCGAGGCCTCCAAGCGGTTCCTGGGCCTGCGCCACTACGACGTGCAGCTCATCGGGGGGGCGGTCTTGCACGAGGGCAAGATCGCTGAGATGAAAACCGGGGAGGGCAAAACCCTGGTGGCCACCCTGGCCGTGGCGCTCAACGCCATCACCGGCAAAGGGGTGCACCTGGTCACGGTCAACGACTACCTGGCCCGGCGCGATGCCGAGTGGATGGGGCCCATCTACAAGGGGCTGGGCCTCTCGGTGGGGGTGGTGCAGAACCACTCGAGCCCCGAGGAGCGCCGCAAGGCCTACCTCTGCGACGTGACCTACGTGACCAACAGCGAGCTGGGCTTCGATTACCTGCGCGACAACATGGCGGTCTCCCCCGAGCAACTGGTGCTGCGCCACGACACCCCCCTGCACTACGCCATCATCGACGAGGTGGACTCCATCCTGATTGACGAGGCCCGCACCCCGCTCATCATCAGCGGCCCCGCCGAGAAGGCCACCGACATCTACTACCGCATGGCCGAGATCGCCAAGAAACTCGAGCGCGGGGAAAAACCACCGGTGGGCACCAAGGGCGAACCCACCGGTGACTACACCATCGAAGAGAAGCAGAAAGCCGTGCACCTGACCCTGCAGGGCATCGCCAAGGCCGAGAAGCTGCTAGGGGTGGAGGGGCTCTTCAACACCGAGCACATGGAGCTGGCCCACATGCTCACCCAGGCCATCCGGGCCAAGGAGCTCTACTTCAAAGACCGCGAATACATCGTGCAGGACGGCCAGGTCATCATCGTGGACGAGTTTACGGGCCGCCTGCAGCCGGGCCGCCGTTTTGGTGAGGGGCTGCACCAGGCCATCGAGGCCAAAGAGGGCGTGAAAATCGAGCGCGAGAACCAGACCCTGGCTACTGTTACCTACCAGAACTTCTTCCGCCTCTTCGAGAAGACCGCCGGCATGACCGGCACCGCCAAGACCGAGGAGAAAGAGTTCCAGGAAATCTACGCCATGGACGTGGTGAGCATCCCCACCAACCGTCCGGTGATCCGCCAGGACGCCCCCGACGTGGTCTACCGCTCGGAGAAGGGTAAGTTTTTCGCGGTGGTCGAAGAAATTGCCGAAAAATACGAGAAAGGCCAGCCGGTGCTGGTGGGCACCATCTCGGTGGAGAAGTCCGAGCGGCTTTCGGCCATGCTCAAAGACCCCCGCCATTACCTGCCCCGCCTCGAGGCCCGCGCCCAGGCCCTGGCCAAGGCCATCGAGAAGCAGAGTGGCCCCGAATGGGATCGCCTGAAGAAGGCCCTCGAGCGCCCCGCTTCCCTGCGGGATAGCGAACTCGAGGCCCTCGAGTCCACCATCCCCCCCAAGGGCAACATCCGCACCGCCTGGGATTACCTGAAGCGAGCTGTGCACACCCTCGAGCTCATCCGCAAGGGCATCCCCCATCAGGTACTGAACGCCAAATACCACGAAAAAGAGTCCGAGATCGTGGCCCAGGCCGGCCGCAGCAAGACCATCACCATCTCCACCAACATGGCCGGGCGCGGTACCGATATCAAACTGGGGGGCAACGCCGAGTACCTGGCCGCCGACCTCTTGCGCAAGGAGGGCCTGGAGCCCCGTTCGGAATGGCGCGTGGAGCTCTTCATTAAAAAGCTGGTGCAAGGCGCCGAGGAAGAGGCCCTCAAGCTAGCCGCCGAGATCGGCGTGCGCCAGTCGGTGATTGACGAAATCCGCCGCCTGCGCGATACCTGCGCCGCCGACGAGGTGCGGGTCAAGGAGCTGGGCGGCCTGCACATCATCGGTACCGAGCGCCACGAGTCCCGCCGCATTGACAACCAGCTCCGCGGGCGTTCGGGCCGGCAGGGCGACCCCGGCAGCAGCCGCTTTTACGTCTCCTTCGACGACGACCTGATGCGCCTGTTTGCCTCCGAGCGCATCATCGCCATGCTCGACCGGATGGGCTTCGACGACTCCGAGCCCATCGAAAACCAGATGGTCACCCGCTCCATCGAGCGGGCCCAGAAGCGGGTGGAAGACCGCAACTTCGATATCCGCAAGCAGTTGCTGCGCCTCGACGAGGTGATGGCCCGCCAGCGCGAGGTGGTATACGCCCAGCGCCGCAACGTGCTCCTGGGCAGCGACGAGGTGGTGCGCGAGGGGGCTTTAGCCATGATCGAGGACACCGTGGATGCGGTGGCCTCCAACTACCTGAACCCCCAGCAGCACCCCGACGACTGGGATATCGAAGGGCTGCGCTCGAGCCTCGTAGATTACATCCCGGCCCTGGGCGACTTCGACTTTGAAGCACTGCGCAAGCTCAAGGCCGAAGAGGGCATCGAGCGCCTGATTGAGGCTGCCCGCACCGCCTACGAGGCCCGCGAGGCCGAACTCAACCGCCAGGGCCCCGGCCTAATGCGGGCGGTGGAGCGCTTCGTGACCTTGCAGGTGGTGGACAACGCCTGGAAGGAGCACCTGCACAGCATGGACGTGCTCAAGCAGGGCATCTTCCTGCGCGGCTACGGCCAGCGCGACCCCTTCCAGGAGTACAAGCTCGAGGGCACCCGCTTCTTCAACGAGATGATCGCCAGCATCAAGAGCGAGGTTACCAAGTTCCTCTTCCGCCTGCAGGTAGAGGTGAACCAGCAGCCCACCCCGGCGCCGGTGGCCGAAGGGGTTGAGTACAGCGGTTCCGAGACCACCGCTCCGCAGGCCAGCCGCGACCCCTTTACGGTGCGCCGCCAGCAAAAAGCGGCCTCGGCCTACTCCGGCCTGAGCCGTGCCGAACGCAGAAGGCTCGAGCGCGAGGAGAGAAAGAAAAACAAAGGGTAG